In the genome of Denticeps clupeoides chromosome 13, fDenClu1.1, whole genome shotgun sequence, one region contains:
- the LOC114802107 gene encoding sodium/potassium-transporting ATPase subunit beta-1-like isoform X2: MMLTLSSYKPKYQDRVAPPGLSHTPRSEKGEIAFVVGDENSYKSIIKSMDDFLASYNQENQTDEMKFEDCGATPGDYKDRGDLERDTGIRKACRFQRTWLNKCSGLTDKSYGFNEGKPCLIVKLNRIVNYRPRAPKSSDDSQVSVNPFLLPIKCKNKRQEDEGKVGPVDYFGLDGGFPLQYYPYYGKLLQPHYLQPLVGIQFTNLTRDEELRIECTVFGDNIEYSEKDRYQGRFDVKFTLKTKS, translated from the exons ATGATGCTGACCCTCAGCAGCTACAAACCCAAATACCAGGACCGAGTCGCACCCCCAG gtttatcacacacaccacgctCTGAGAAGGGTGAGATTGCATTCGTCGTCGGTGACGAAAACTCATACAAGTCAATCATCAAAAGCATGGATGACTTCCTGGCATCTTATAATCAAGAAAATCAGACAGATGAGATGAAGTTTGAGGATTGCGGAG CAACACCAGGTGACTACAAGGATCGTGGAGACCTTGAGAGAGACACTGGAATTAGGAAGGCCTGCCGTTTCCAGAGGACCTGGCTGAACAAGTGCTCAGGCCTCACAGACAAATCGTATGGCTTCAACGAGGGAAAACCTTGTTTAATTGTGAAGCTCAACCGGATTGTCAATTACAGACCTCGG GCTCCAAAGTCGTCTGATGACAGCCAAGTTTCAGTCAACCCCTTCCTGTTGCCCATTAAGTGCAAAAATAAG AGACAAGAGGATGAAGGAAAGGTTGGACCAGTTGACTACTTTGGCTTAGATGGTGGATTTCCTCTGCAGTACTACCCATACTACGGCAAACTGCTGCAGCCTCATTACCTGCAGCCACTGGTGGGCATCCAGTTTACCAATCTCACCAGGGATGAAGAACTCCGCATAGAGTGCACAGTGTTTGGAGACAACATTGAGTACAGCGAGAAGGACCGTTACCAGGGACGATTTGATGTTAAATTCACCCTGAAGACAAAATCATGA
- the LOC114802107 gene encoding sodium/potassium-transporting ATPase subunit beta-1-like isoform X1, with protein MPAANNDGEGGWKTFVWNSERKEFLGRTGGSWFKIFVFYVIFYGCLAGIFIGTIQAMMLTLSSYKPKYQDRVAPPGLSHTPRSEKGEIAFVVGDENSYKSIIKSMDDFLASYNQENQTDEMKFEDCGATPGDYKDRGDLERDTGIRKACRFQRTWLNKCSGLTDKSYGFNEGKPCLIVKLNRIVNYRPRAPKSSDDSQVSVNPFLLPIKCKNKRQEDEGKVGPVDYFGLDGGFPLQYYPYYGKLLQPHYLQPLVGIQFTNLTRDEELRIECTVFGDNIEYSEKDRYQGRFDVKFTLKTKS; from the exons ATGCCAGCGGCCAACAACGACGGCGAAGGGGGATGGAAGACATTTGTGTGGAATTCTGAGAGGAAGGAGTTTTTGGGACGTACCGGGGGCAGCTGGT TTAAAATTTTTGTCTTCTACGTGATCTTCTATGGCTGCTTGGCTGGAATTTTCATTGGCACTATCCAGGCTATGATGCTGACCCTCAGCAGCTACAAACCCAAATACCAGGACCGAGTCGCACCCCCAG gtttatcacacacaccacgctCTGAGAAGGGTGAGATTGCATTCGTCGTCGGTGACGAAAACTCATACAAGTCAATCATCAAAAGCATGGATGACTTCCTGGCATCTTATAATCAAGAAAATCAGACAGATGAGATGAAGTTTGAGGATTGCGGAG CAACACCAGGTGACTACAAGGATCGTGGAGACCTTGAGAGAGACACTGGAATTAGGAAGGCCTGCCGTTTCCAGAGGACCTGGCTGAACAAGTGCTCAGGCCTCACAGACAAATCGTATGGCTTCAACGAGGGAAAACCTTGTTTAATTGTGAAGCTCAACCGGATTGTCAATTACAGACCTCGG GCTCCAAAGTCGTCTGATGACAGCCAAGTTTCAGTCAACCCCTTCCTGTTGCCCATTAAGTGCAAAAATAAG AGACAAGAGGATGAAGGAAAGGTTGGACCAGTTGACTACTTTGGCTTAGATGGTGGATTTCCTCTGCAGTACTACCCATACTACGGCAAACTGCTGCAGCCTCATTACCTGCAGCCACTGGTGGGCATCCAGTTTACCAATCTCACCAGGGATGAAGAACTCCGCATAGAGTGCACAGTGTTTGGAGACAACATTGAGTACAGCGAGAAGGACCGTTACCAGGGACGATTTGATGTTAAATTCACCCTGAAGACAAAATCATGA